A single region of the Actinoplanes sp. SE50/110 genome encodes:
- a CDS encoding S1C family serine protease codes for MDTEESEALDAYSRIVTGVASRLLPSVAALTIRSPRGGAGSAVTFTDDGFLLTNAHVVAGPTTGSAAFAEGVETPFDVVGADPLSDLAVVRVHHPGAPAAPLGDADTLRIGQLVVAVGNPMGLAGSVTAGVVSGLGRSLPARDGHRMRVIDNVIQTDAALNPGNSGGALADSASRVVGVNTAVAGYGLGLAVPINDTTRSIIGELVATGRVRRAWLGVAGLPAPLPPHLAGRLGQKQGLRVVEVVPGSPAGVAGVYLGDILVSAGGHPVDSVQALQRLMLGPAIGVDLPITLLRRNALVDVVAAPAELR; via the coding sequence ATGGACACCGAAGAATCCGAGGCGCTCGATGCCTACAGCCGCATCGTCACCGGTGTGGCCAGCCGTCTCCTGCCCTCGGTGGCGGCACTCACGATCCGTTCTCCGCGTGGCGGCGCCGGATCCGCGGTGACCTTCACCGACGACGGGTTCCTGCTCACCAACGCGCACGTGGTGGCCGGCCCCACCACCGGCTCGGCCGCGTTCGCCGAGGGGGTGGAGACGCCGTTCGACGTGGTCGGCGCCGACCCGCTGTCCGACCTGGCGGTGGTCCGGGTGCATCACCCCGGCGCGCCGGCCGCACCGCTGGGCGACGCCGACACCCTGCGGATCGGTCAGCTCGTGGTCGCGGTCGGCAATCCGATGGGCCTGGCCGGGTCGGTGACCGCCGGCGTGGTCTCCGGGCTGGGCCGGTCCCTGCCGGCCCGGGACGGCCACCGGATGCGGGTCATCGACAACGTCATCCAGACCGACGCGGCGCTGAATCCGGGCAACTCCGGCGGCGCGCTGGCCGACTCCGCCAGCCGGGTGGTCGGCGTCAACACCGCGGTCGCCGGATACGGGCTGGGCCTGGCCGTGCCGATCAACGACACCACCCGGTCGATCATCGGCGAGCTGGTCGCCACCGGCCGGGTCCGGCGGGCCTGGCTCGGCGTGGCCGGGCTGCCCGCGCCGCTGCCGCCACACCTGGCCGGGCGGCTGGGGCAGAAACAGGGGCTGCGCGTCGTCGAAGTGGTGCCGGGCAGTCCGGCCGGGGTCGCCGGCGTCTACCTGGGCGACATCCTGGTGAGCGCGGGCGGGCATCCGGTCGACTCGGTCCAGGCCCTGCAGCGCCTGATGCTGGGCCCGGCCATCGGCGTCGACCTGCCGATCACCCTGCTTCGCCGCAACGCCCTGGTCGACGTCGTCGCCGCACCGGCCGAACTGCGCTGA